The Candidatus Scalindua japonica genome includes the window GGTATTTCCTTCTTATGATAAAGAAGGAAGTTTTTTTGGATTTCATATTTTAGTAGAAAAAAACTGTGAAGGAGAGCGCTACTCACAGTTTTTGAATAAAGTATTGTGTTTGGGAAAGATTGTTCCGGGGATTGCCCATGAGATTAATAATCCGCTGTCGTATGTATCAGGATGGTTACAGATGTTTCTTGATAAAGCACAAGATACTGATCCCCAAAAAAAAACCTATGAGACTCTTATCTGTGAGTTTGAACGTATTGCAAACTTGGCGAATAGCTTACTGGATTTTACAAGGCAAACAGCAAGGCCAAAGAAAATTTTTGATATAAACGATGTAATTGAAGATGTAATTACTATGGTTGGATACACAATGAAAAATGAAAATGTTGAGATAATAAAAAATTTGGCATCTTCTGAGATAGAAGTCTATGGAGAAAGTGACAAACTGAAACAGGTTTTTATAAATGTAATACAAAATGCAAGGGACGCTATGCCTGATGGAGGAACTATATGTATAAATACAAATATTTTTCAGGATGATTTATACATGGTACAGTTTAGTGATACAGGATGTGGTATAATCAAAGATCAATTAAACGAGATATTTTGTTCATCTTATACGTCTAAAGCCGATGGTAATGGGTCCGGATTAGGGCTTCCAGTGTGTAAAACTATTATTGAAGAATTTGGTGGGGCAATCGATCTTGAAAGCAAAATAGGCGAAGGGACGGTTGTTTCAATTAAGTTGCCAAATTGTTCTGCTAAACAAAATGAACATTACTGAAACGTCGATCAATTATAAAATTTTAGCTGTATTCAGAGATGATGAAAATTTAAGGGCAGCTATCAAACTCTTTGAAAATCAAGGATACGATTTTTCTTCGGAAACATGCATCTTTCAAGCGATTGCGGCAGTTACAGAAAGGAAAGTCGATGCCATTA containing:
- a CDS encoding sensor histidine kinase encodes the protein MFETENILGIVVADKYGIIKSVSPGNGNLPSSLIGMKWYDAFPIPDKEINIVEKRSPEVFRLCESGKKLSVFPSYDKEGSFFGFHILVEKNCEGERYSQFLNKVLCLGKIVPGIAHEINNPLSYVSGWLQMFLDKAQDTDPQKKTYETLICEFERIANLANSLLDFTRQTARPKKIFDINDVIEDVITMVGYTMKNENVEIIKNLASSEIEVYGESDKLKQVFINVIQNARDAMPDGGTICINTNIFQDDLYMVQFSDTGCGIIKDQLNEIFCSSYTSKADGNGSGLGLPVCKTIIEEFGGAIDLESKIGEGTVVSIKLPNCSAKQNEHY